In Colletotrichum destructivum chromosome 1, complete sequence, the sequence GACTTGAGCGAGTACAACATCCTCTACAACAGCGGCAAGCTGTACATCATCGATGTCTCCCAGAGTGTCGAACCTGACCACCCCCGCGCGCTGGAGTTCCTGCGCATGGATATCAAGAACGTCGGTGACTTCTTCAGGAGAAAGGGCGTCGACACGCTCAGCGACCGTGCCATCTTCGACTTTGTCTCGTCGCCCGAGGGTCCGGTCGAGGAGCCCGCCCTgggcgaggcgctcgagaaGCTGTACGAAAGCAGACCCGCCGacaacgaggaggccgccgccgagcaggaaGTCGATAACGAGGTTTTCCGGAAGCAGTACATTCCCCAGACCCTCGAGCAGGTCTACGACATCGAGAAGGACGGTGCCAAGATTggccagggcgagggcgacaagCTCGTCTACAAGAACctgctcgccgacgccgtcgtgaaggaggacgaagaaCAGGAGGCTGAGGACGAGACTTCCGACGATGAGTCGGGCAGCGGAGCGTCCTTGGCCAGcggcgaagaggacgacTCCAGGTTTGACAAGGGCCGACCTAGGGGACGTAAGcacgaggacaaggaggagaagaaggtaAGGAACAGGCACTGATGATGGTGGATGAATGGCCGGCGCTAACACGATGCAGCAACACAAGCtggccgtcaaggaggccaagcgCGAAAAGCGCAAGGAAAAGATCCCCAAGAGcgtcaagaagaagctggtcTCGTCTTCGTCTAGGAAGAAGCACTGAGCCAACTCCCCTCATTTGACATGCATGAACGGATACCCCCCACTTGCGAGGAAAGCCTTGGAAGCGGAAGACATGGATGCAATCGGGTGATGAAGACTCGATCGGCCTCAGACGGGGTCGGCATGCAGTGTTTAACCATTCGGTATAACCGCTGCTGACCCCGTCATTCTGGCTCTCGAATGCCCTCTTCTACTTCCAGAGAGGCACCATGATGATCAAGGAGAGCTCTGACGATTGCACCATTTCTCCGCTGCGGTGTTGGACCTTAAGACTGGAGGAAAGATTGACCAATGTCAAGAATGTCATGCTCACCAGTTTGCGACAACGTAGACCCAGTAGAAATCCAAGAGCGTGTTCTTCGCTGCCATCTGTTTATCCCTAGAGAAGTCATTATGATGATGGGAGACTCTGGTTGAGTTGAACCTGTTGCGTTATTATTTGGGAAGAATGAGGCAAGTACTGTTGGATGAGCCTTCCGGTGCACTTTCCCTAGTACTACTCCCCTCATAAACCTCGATGAAGGCAAGTCCGGGATACTCGGTGTGCCTGCCCTCCCCTTCCTGCTCCTACCTCGTAAGGTGGGGAAGGACATACTTGACCATGATCGTGACTTCCCTCTGTGTCCCTGCTGTCCTCCTGCTTCCTTTAGCTTCCTCCCGCAGCGGAGTGACATCTTTCCCCCCTTAATCTTGCTGTCGCCGCACATCTTCCCTCCTCCAAAGCCATCTCAAAAGCATCTCCATCTCATCTTCGGGGGattcatcgtcatcatccccATTTCCAAGGCATTGCTGTCTCCTCAcctgcacacacacacacacacacgcacacaccTTTCCGTAACAAGCAACAAGCACACCCATCATGTCGATCCTTATCACCATTCTCCTTCTGCTGATCGCCATGGCTGCGGCCCAGGTCAACCACGCCATCCATGGCTTCGAGTATGTTGGCTGCGTTAGCGTCACCTCGGACAAGTTCAACGCCTTCGTCAACTTTGGCACAGCCTATACCCCCGAGGAGTGCCAATCTGCTTGCACCGGTCGCAACTACGCCGCTGTCTTCCCTGAGTAGGCCTCCGTTTCCTATTCAGACCAGCCCAGACATTAACACAAGGTCTCTTCAGTGGGTGCCGTTGCGGTAGTAGCCTGGAGAGCTTCCCTACTGTCGAGGAGTCCATCTGCAGCAACCCTTGCAACGGCGACTGGAACTTTGGCTTCTGCGGCTATTCCAACTCTGGGGGCTGCAGCTATGCCAACGTATACAAGGCGTGCGACGAGAACACGCCCGTCCCGTTCTCGAATCCGATCCCCGGCGGCCCGGCCTCCACTGAGCCCGTCCCTAGCATCACCTTTTCAACCATTCGTCTTCCGACCGTCACTCGCACCTTGAAGCTGGCCACCAAGTCCACCATCGTCATCCACACCGTTACACCCGGCAATGGAGGCCTCACGACCTCGTGCACCTTGATTGATGGCATCCCCCCCACTACTCCGACTGTAGACTCTCCTTCAGGCcccattgtcgtcgtccagactgtcgtcgtccatgtgCCGCCGAAGAGTATCAGTACCCCCGGATGGCAGAGCTCCGACAGCATTCTGGTGGACCCTCCCGTCGCCACCCTTCCACCGGCTGAGACACCTGTGATTCCCTCCCAGCCAACTACCAGCAGTCTCAGCCTTATCGAACTCGTTCCGTACGACCCCATTCCAGCGGTTTCCATTCCAGGCAACATCACCCTGCCGGATGCTACGTCGACTCCCGAGGGGCCCATGTTCCAGACACTCATCATGCCGGACGATCCTCCCATGACGACCGCCACATTCACTCCAGCTGTCGTCACTCACAGCTCAGCTTGGCGGATCGAGACTGGTGGTACCgtcgttgctgctgccgtcgtggctGCCATTCTGGTTGCTGTCGGTATCTAAGGTCGTGAGAAGAGATGCGTGTGTGGACGAAAGCCAAACAGTATTATAGTTGCTTCTTTTGTGAAATTTTGGGGGTCAGATGACCCGATAACTACCCTAAATCATCAGCCGAGGGCACCTGATGATAGGACAGCTTTCAAGCGGATTCTGTAGAAGACATAATCTCGGGCCTTTGCCGTGTCGAGAGTACGTAGGTAATCAACTGTCTTGTCCACGGAGCAGCCCAGCGCGAACATAAGGATTGAGCAGGGAGACAAGTCTGTCGAGTCCATGTCAGACATGTGTCCGGTTACCTAGGAAACGGAATCGAGTGATGGATAGGACTGCAACATATATCCAGCGCAACTAAGGCTGTGTTTCGGTCAGACATGTCTGTCGCCTTCGCGTTCTTGGACGTCCAACGACCGGGTGTGGGTTGCTTCGACTGAATCTCTCAACGGCCGCGTTCAGGGGTACAGTGTGTGAACTGTAATTTGAATGCGCTGTTGTCCCCTTACCGTTCCGTACAGCAGTGGTCGGACTGAATCGTCCGCACTGTCCTGGAGACCCACCTGAGACCTCCGTCGGGCACATTTAGGCACGATACGTACCCGTCTGTTACCTTATCACCAGCCAGCACACTGAATCACCTAGGTAGTACCCAGTACCGCCACGCTCATCAAGACAAGTACCTCCCACCATTTTGCCTTTTCCACGTTGCCTGCAGGACCGAACAGCTGCCCATCTTCCATGTGACGGGTTTCTCACACGCTtccaacttcttctcctccccgtTACGACTCCCGCAAGAACCTCAGCTTCTTcgtctctcactctctcgTTGGAGGACTGTCTCCAATCGCCGACTGTGGCGCCCAACAGCCATGTCGGATTCATCCCGCGGAGTACCAAGCCCGGGTCGCGAACAGCCGCCAGGGCCTAGGCCGCGCGACGCGCTTCTCACCGCTCCGGATGCGGACGATGCGGCCTCGGCAACAGCGACGGCCGAGAGAGACGACCCCGGTATCGGGTCTCTTACACCCTCACTTGCGATTCGGACGCGGCAAGCTCCCCATGAGACGAGGAGCCGCAATGACACTTCAGAGAGCCCCTTCTTCGACGTCCTTACACCGGACCTACGCTACTACATCTACCAGCTCGCTTTTGGCCGCAAAATCCTCCATCTCTACCTCTTGTACCGGCGCAGCCTTCAGCCGGATGTGCGGTGGCGGAAGGGTCACCAGCCCGTGCCGGCTTGGTACCCTCACTCACCCGGCGTATCGCCCATGGACCCGCCTTCCGCCGATGCCAGCATGACGCCGCAGTGGTACTGGTGGAGCTGCGTGTGTGGCCCGGAGAACCGGTGTCTCGAGACAAAGCTGTCTGACCAGTGTCCTAGAGGGTTCTTCCAGACATGCGGTCCTAAGGAGACGTATCTGGGTATTCTGCCGTGGCTGCTGACGTGTCGACAAGCGTGGGTTTTCCTCACACCATGTCCGCATGAGATGAGACCAATTGCTGCGTCTCGGTAACATCAGATGATCAATACTGACAGGCTCGCAGGTACGAAGAGACGATCAAGGTCTTGTACGCGAGCAACACGTTCAAATTCGAGCAgcggctcgaggccatgTACTTTCCCTACGCCATTGCGACGCCGAAGCTGAATTGGATCACGTCGCTGGAGATGCGGATCCCGGACCGTGACGAGTCCCTTATCGATCGATCACTGGACAAGGCCCCGCGACCGTCGACTGGCGCGCCTTTGATTAGCGAACTCCGGGCTTTGAGTCCCCGGGATCAGTATCTGCACATCGTCAACAGCATCGCTCCGACCTTTCCCGCACTGCGCCGGTTGCACATCTCCTTTGAGGGCTCCGTTCGGCGGGTCCCGGTACCGCGGCCGTACGTGACGACACTCCTGATCTCGACCCTGGGCGAGGTCGATGCGAGCGAGCTCGAGTCTCTCGTGCTGGGTCCCATCGATGCCATGCCCAAAGGAATCGAGAAACAGATTCTGTTCTACCAGTCATTGTATACGGCACTGCTGGCTGCAGCAAGCCagacgggcgaggtcaaAGAAGTGGAACACCTGCGGAGTGACGGACGTCCTGGATGGACCAAGTTCTGGCGTTCTTTGGAGACGGCAGAGGATAGCAGGGCGGGCTACTGGGTTTGCAAGCATGGTTGAAgccgagacggacggcgaGACGAAAGTCTCGGTTCATGTACAGGGCGCCGGGTTGTGTAAGCACGCCTTGTTTGGTCGCATCACCTATATCCAAGGCATTTTTCCAGTTGGGGCGGGTGCCCGTCAAGTGCCTCGATCATATCCAAGCAAGGATCGAGAGCTTCCCGAATCAACGTGCCGCAGCATGCGCTGACGCGAGTTGCGGAGAGGCGGGCGCTGGGAGAGGACGGTTACTGCGGCCGAGCCGTGCCCCGTGCGGAGGCCATCTTTcatgcccccctccccctcatccGATAACATGTCACATAGGAGGCAGCGTTGCGTGTTTCCTTTCGTTGTCGGAATCGGGAGTGATGGTTCATGGTTCATGCAGTTTGTTTCCTGCCGcaggaggggggcggcgaagaagagtCAGCTCCATACGCTATGACAGCATGGTCTCCAGCGTTTGCGAGCATTGAGCACATGGATGTGACCCCGAATGAGGGTTTCCCCTAGGAAGGACTTGGTTTTCCTTCTCGTTGTATTTAATAGACCGCCGTCGCGCGTTTTGACGTCTGCGGCGGACGTATGCACGCTCGGTGGATTTCAACTGCAGCTCAGCTTATCTTCGGTCGATCAAAATCGCTAGCGCAACCGATCCTCGACAGCGAACCAGACCATCGGGTCGATATTCGAGAAACCGGATCGAAACAGCGAGAAGCGAACAAGACAGGATCACGACGAAGCCAGTCTTGGCAGATAAGTGATtgcccatcgtcgccatgatCTCCTCGATATCGAGCATGAACCACTGGTGGTGGCACTTTCTCGAAAACCACGTCTACCgcatcccgccgccgccgaagcgcGTGCGCACGAAGCCGATGCAGGTCCTCTGCGTCGGCCCACCGCGCAGCGCGACCGAGTCCCTGCAGCAGGCGCTGCTGACGCTCGGCTACGACCACACGTATCACGGGTGGGACATTGTCTACGACGAGCCGCCGATCCCCGCGACGGGGTGGGTACGGCTCGCACGGAAGAAGTGGTACGGAGGGGGCCGCGGCAGCcgggcggaggagaaggcgggGGACTGCAGCATCTCGGCGGAGGAGTTCGATGAGCTGCTT encodes:
- a CDS encoding Putative carbohydrate-binding WSC — its product is MSILITILLLLIAMAAAQVNHAIHGFEYVGCVSVTSDKFNAFVNFGTAYTPEECQSACTGRNYAAVFPDGCRCGSSLESFPTVEESICSNPCNGDWNFGFCGYSNSGGCSYANVYKACDENTPVPFSNPIPGGPASTEPVPSITFSTIRLPTVTRTLKLATKSTIVIHTVTPGNGGLTTSCTLIDGIPPTTPTVDSPSGPIVVVQTVVVHVPPKSISTPGWQSSDSILVDPPVATLPPAETPVIPSQPTTSSLSLIELVPYDPIPAVSIPGNITLPDATSTPEGPMFQTLIMPDDPPMTTATFTPAVVTHSSAWRIETGGTVVAAAVVAAILVAVGI